Sequence from the Cucurbita pepo subsp. pepo cultivar mu-cu-16 chromosome LG02, ASM280686v2, whole genome shotgun sequence genome:
TTCTCCTCAAATAAAGAGTACGTATCTTTGTTAAACCATGTTGTAAATCTAGTATGGTGACTGGTGCAGATTGTTTTCTTTCCAGTGcttgaatataataaattcatatacTGGACATCCTTTGGAGGCATCTTGGGGAGTATTAATTCTTcaaaaggaaatttttttgggCAGTAGGAACATGGCTACAGGGAAATAATGTTCTTGGGCGCTGTTAGATctaattagttttaaatgcATTTGATTAGTTTCCATGTTATCTAGTTCGTTTCTTTTATACTAGTGCTGCTAAGTAGCTCTTCCTAATTGAAACCCCCCATCTTCGTACCAACCTTGTATATGTCTACTGTTAGAAAGCACTGTTAATTTTGTCCATCATGCATATGGTGATGTTCATGGGAAAAATGTTTTCTGATCTAACAATGTATGCATTTTGCAATTACAGAATTACAGGACATCTTGCCTGGCATCATCAATCAATTGGGTAATTCATCTCTTTAGTTTTTTGTCCTATGGTTAGATTTCAATTGGTTTGGTGAACTTCAAAATGatgtcttttttctttccaattatCCTCAGGGCCAGACAACTTGGACAACTTGAGAAAATTGGCTGAGCAGTTTAAACAGCATGCACCTGGAGCAGGTGCTGATGCAAAGAATGCACAAGAGGAGGATGACGATGTTCCAGAACTTGTTGATGGGGAGACTTTTGAAGCTCCTGCAGAAGAAAATCGGGCATCCTAGACGAGTGATCCTTTCGAATGAGTGTTTTATGCCGTTTTATACTTCTAGAATTGCTTCAGACGAGTTTTTATGATTTCGATAATTCTTAATCTTATCATAATTTAACTTGTTCTCTATATGATGAGGAACGGTACTTTCTGTGTTTGTTTCATGCCTGCCATACTCTTAAATGTTCCAATGATCCTTCTAATCCGCAGCATACACAAAGTTGCAGGGCTAGCTCTCTGCAGAGATTTTTGCAATCCATCATTCTACTTGGATGTTTATGACGTTCAATTAGAACACAATTCATGGGCATTTGCTTCCTAAAATTACCACTGGGGATATGATACATTCAATGCCGAGTATTGAAATTTGGTTCAACTTTGTGGTTACTGCAACAGAGGTATGAATTTGTTCTCCCATGTTCGTTTGTGTACCTTAAATTGCTTATGAACAAATTCAAATGTGTTCTTATGTATGGTCGTAGAGGCCTCAGAAATGGAACAAGTTGCATTTTGTGACATTTTAGAAAAGGGTCCATGAAATGATATGTCAGGCACATTCCCTGGGTAATTCCATGAACCTCACAGAATCTTTACAATAATCGTATACCAAATGCCGTGCACGAACCCACTTCAGTTGGTGTGCTTTGTGCCTGGTTAGCCCTCTTAACGATGGCTTGTCCCACCAGAATTGCCTTGGCATACCACACTTGGCCTCTGCATCCTCCTCAGGCTCCAATTCGCAAGCTTTAATGTCAAAAGATCGAAATGTAGCCACAAATGGCGCGTTGCTCCAATTGGTTTTAACTCTTCCTCCTTGTGTCGCCCAGTCATCCGCATTCCATATGGAACCTCTAACACCCATGGCTTGGTTTCTGGGGTAGGCCACTCcgctttcttctttgttctcaAACACTCTTATGGGAATATTGTCAACTAGAAACCTATCAATGTAAACTTATCAACACTTTTACAAGTGGGAGATTCCATTCCACAACCATTAAACTAGAGCACGGTTGCTTCGTTGCAAATTTTGTAAACGTtagaagtaaaaataaaattagaatgtTAATGTTAGACGAAAACTAAGTGATCATGTATGACAATGTCTAAGATTCTATAATGATGTTTAAATGATTCTTCGTCAAAGCTAAGCTAATATTGTCACTTTTGAAAGATTAGGAACgagttttagaattttaacccaaataaaaaaaaatctgtgGGTGTCATGAGTGATCAAGGTGAGACATGAAACTTACACTATAGAGTGACGATTCCAGAAGAGGGAATAAGTATGAAAATCGGTAGTGGGATCAAACCATAGAGTGTGCCTTTGCTCTCTGTTTCCAGTGCCATTAGCATACACATTAGTTTGAACTAGATATGGTTGTCCCGATAAATTCCCCAAAAACTCAAAATCTAGCTCATCGTGGTTTGGTCCCTCTGATGTCATCTGTAATTTTACACACATAAGTTAGTTCTCACTTCATCTTTGTAAACTGGTTTGGAGTTTAGATACCAAGTGCGTGTGCATTACGTAGAAGGCTGTCACTGTCCCTCCAGAGTCGCCCTCCACTAGTTTGATTTGGACACTCGCTTTTCCGAATAGATACTTCTTCTTAGATTCAAACCCACAacctaaaacaaacaaaaaaaattgaaagaaagcacaacaaactagaaatttgaagatttcgAGAGAGACCTTGGAAGCATGGTCTTTGTTTATACCAGAAACAGAGTCAAGTGTTAAGTTGGCGTGATCTTGCTCAATGAGGATATGATCGGGCGACCAATTTGATTGAAACAATTCATCAAAGTCGGTGCAAGAAACAGACCAAACGAGCAATATGAGCAAGCAACGGAGTAAGCGCATTGGTTTAGAATACAAAAGCCACCTCGCCATACTCTGATATTGTGGAATCAAAGTTGTTAATCCAAGGAGAAGATTTATAGGGAAAATATGGATGGAGGAGTTGATTGAAAAGTGCAATGGGGGGAGGTGAGGTAAGTGGGACGGCTGCTGCTAACACGTCAGGCATCACTCAGGAGCGGCGCTGAGTATTAAGTTATACATACAAACGGTATCAATCAGCTTTATTATCCCACTTCCACCCCCGCCACACCCACACCACTTCCTTCTACTTCTACCATCACACTCACACCACTTTTCTATACTTCT
This genomic interval carries:
- the LOC111789431 gene encoding xyloglucan endotransglucosylase/hydrolase protein 9-like, which encodes MARWLLYSKPMRLLRCLLILLVWSVSCTDFDELFQSNWSPDHILIEQDHANLTLDSVSGCGFESKKKYLFGKASVQIKLVEGDSGGTVTAFYMTSEGPNHDELDFEFLGNLSGQPYLVQTNVYANGTGNREQRHTLWFDPTTDFHTYSLFWNRHSIVFLVDNIPIRVFENKEESGVAYPRNQAMGVRGSIWNADDWATQGGRVKTNWSNAPFVATFRSFDIKACELEPEEDAEAKCGMPRQFWWDKPSLRGLTRHKAHQLKWVRARHLVYDYCKDSVRFMELPRECA